Proteins encoded within one genomic window of Thiothrix litoralis:
- a CDS encoding transposase → MARYKPIHQGVKLLAVDFDRQILHGTFEYALRHLVDKELDLEDFHQRYKNDVQGAAAFDPAVLLKIILLAYSRGIISSRKIESACRENMLFIAISGDSQPHFTTLAAFIANAGELITKLSTQVLLICDRQGLIGKEMFDLAQQTRTLDNNKRNKFDMKNIILITLLVGIGWYGNFFYKQHQLSLLNTPSNAAPTIATKCITKDGHVIYGSVPVGTVCERKEPIDGALTIIGGESPRIDKQNSYSQSGKSSSFRCDGRVYCSQMNSCEEATFFLNNCPNLKMDGNNDGIPCEKQWCK, encoded by the coding sequence ATGGCACGCTACAAACCGATCCATCAAGGCGTAAAACTGTTGGCTGTGGACTTTGACCGGCAAATCCTGCACGGTACGTTTGAATACGCGCTACGTCATCTGGTGGATAAGGAACTCGACCTTGAAGACTTCCACCAACGTTATAAGAATGATGTGCAAGGTGCAGCCGCTTTTGACCCAGCGGTGTTACTCAAAATCATCCTGTTAGCTTACAGCCGTGGCATTATCAGTAGCCGCAAAATCGAATCAGCGTGCCGTGAGAATATGCTGTTCATTGCGATTTCCGGTGACAGCCAACCGCACTTCACCACGCTGGCGGCGTTTATCGCCAATGCCGGGGAGCTGATCACCAAACTGTCTACCCAAGTGCTGCTAATTTGTGACCGCCAAGGCTTGATCGGGAAGGAGATGTTTGATCTAGCCCAGCAAACCCGGACATTAGACAACAACAAAAGAAACAAATTTGATATGAAAAATATAATCTTGATCACTCTTTTAGTCGGCATTGGATGGTATGGAAATTTTTTCTATAAACAACATCAATTATCTTTACTAAATACCCCCTCAAACGCCGCACCGACTATAGCCACAAAATGCATTACTAAAGATGGCCATGTTATATATGGTAGCGTGCCTGTAGGAACTGTATGTGAAAGAAAAGAACCGATTGATGGCGCATTAACAATCATTGGCGGCGAATCTCCACGCATTGATAAACAGAACTCATATAGTCAAAGCGGTAAATCTTCAAGCTTTCGCTGTGATGGCAGAGTATATTGTTCTCAAATGAACTCTTGCGAAGAAGCTACTTTCTTTTTGAACAATTGTCCAAACCTCAAAATGGATGGAAACAATGATGGTATTCCTTGTGAGAAACAATGGTGCAAATAA